From Patagioenas fasciata isolate bPatFas1 chromosome 15, bPatFas1.hap1, whole genome shotgun sequence, a single genomic window includes:
- the TNFRSF17 gene encoding tumor necrosis factor receptor superfamily member 17 → MAHCPNNEYFDNLLLSCKPCHLRCSSTPPPSCENYCDTSIDSSGVLWICLGLGVILMLTLFTLMVLFKWKPLKQLKEKLKNTDSSVELNNILKAHTESSVNAEGLRHPVPGETLMYSVEECTCTDCGLVKTRPGWETSFPLPATEEGATVLVTTKSFDYCNYILGAA, encoded by the exons ATGGCACACTGCCCCAACAACGAATACTTTGATAatttgctgctgtcttgtaagccCTGTCATCTTCGATGCTCTAGCACACCGCCGCCATCCTGTGAAAACTACTGTGATACAA GTATTGATTCAAGTGGAGTTCTTTGGATTTGTTTGGGCTTAGGAGTAATTTTAATGCTCACTCTGTTCACCTTAATGGTCTTGTTTAAATGGAAGCCCCTAAAGCAactaaaagaaaagctgaaaaacacAG ACTCTTCTGTGGAGCTGAATAATATTCTGAAGGCTCATACTGAAAGCAGCGTGAATGCAGAAGGACTGAGACACCCAGTTCCAGGTGAAACGCTGATGTATTCGGTGGAAGAATgcacctgcactgactgtggcTTGGTGAAGACTCGGCCTGGCTGGGAAACTTCATTTCCATTACCAGCTACAGAAGAAGGAGCTACTGTGCTAGTTACCACAAAATCTTTTGATTATTGCAACTATATTCTGGGTGCTGCGTGA